The nucleotide sequence ctcttaatttataggtttataaactcgggagccaagaaaagTAAAAGGCAGCCttaaccggttgagctgggggtcgaccagttcactagccattggagcatttaatgctttggtagACTACCGttacctcgaccggacctcaagcGGGAAGGATGGAACCTCAACTTGGAAGAGGAAACTACTGGAtaagagagagtgtttttggcaCTCCTTAATCAGACAAGAGCAATCGGTtgaccggttccccaaccggttgagctagTTGGCCAGAGCCTCGATTGGTTCAGCCTTTTGgtcccgaaaacctatctttttcaatttctttcttttctaacagTTAGACAAGgtctttaaataaattaatatgtcaattttgaaacgttttgcctaaggtacatttgataaaactcgggttttaattaAATCAGAATTTTAACgaataaaccaagttttcaaaaatgcatgaaaaggtattaaaaaaaacctaagtgcactcatgcattcatcttacatttgtatCTTATTATCAAAAGTCTTCCAATAGTCTCAATCTTGTATCcctttggtcatttgatgaattttcgaattTACACCTGAGATTTTTTACCATTCAAActaattagtcacttaaccatgatttgttatcatcaaaacctaattaggagaacccttgagCTAACAGATACATTCATATTTTACGTACTTTAGTTATATTCTTCATACTATagtaaaattttctatttcttaatCACAAGTTTTATATCAGTACTTTTATTAAAGTTTCCTAattttgtcacattttttatatgttagtCATATTCTTTATGTGTAGTTGTAATTTTTCACTCTTACCACATTCATAGTATCTAAgtcacataatttaatttagtatattatttatatgtttgttATCATCATTCACATATTTGTACCCTAATCACATTCTTATCACCTCCAccaatttattttgtgaaatagTTCATACatctactttttaaaattttggagcTTAGATTGAAGTTTAGACATAAACTAGTTTGTAATATAGTGCATTGATCACCTTTTAGATTCCATGTATGTACGTTGATCCAccaagataaataaaaatacttatgctcagattttattttaatttttttgtggaGTGAGTTTTTAATTAAGATTTTGggtatcttttaattattaatctaattttaaattaatttattaatttcttatatttttcattggttaatatttttaaagatttattatttgatttttggaaatttgttGAGGTgtcattttttagatttttttaaagaaaataatgactaaTATTTTGGAATAGAGGTAACGTATATTTATGTTTGTAACTTaatttctttcttgttcttttcttcTAAGATATTTTTGGGATATAATATATGTTATatagaatttcaaaaaaaaaattatgataatgatgaaaatgattaaGGATAAGTAAAGATAAATATGCTTTATATGCTTATCGTTTAGAAGGGATGaactgaatttttatttttcatttttttagatgataatttttatttttattttcaaatggcCCACTTCAATGGAAATTTGTGATGGTGACATGCCATATATTCAATTGTTGGCTCAATGATCAAACCTTGAAATTGGTTGAATCTAAATGCATAAGAACCGCAAAGGGCCTAcgaaaatagttttcttgtaACACAGGCAACTCAGTTCAACGTTGGTTCATTGCATTGGGTTTGGTTTTGGAATCCCAGACAAGTTTCTTCTCTGTAAGAAACCCCAAATATTTGTTTCCTGATTTTGACACTATAAACGTGATCAATCATCCAATCACTCTCCAAACCCTGATCTTCTTCATTttgacattaattttatttttttatttttagtttttggtaTGTTATtcatcttcatatttttctcttcATCGAAATTATTATAAAGTAGGTGTTTTTAGTGTCTTCTTGGTGGAAGGCGTTGTGGGTTTGGTGTGGTAATGTTGTTTGGATGTTTGAAATCTGCAGAGAGACGAGGTAGGGGTATAAGTCTCACCATGGCCAAAAGCTCCTCCAACTTCAAGCTTGAACACCCTCTGGGTTagtcttgttttgttttgtttttttctttggattCTAAATACCCATGTGTTTTTGTGGCAAATCTTGTAAAACACTGATGTGGGTATTCTTGGATTGTATGTTGGTGGCTGATTTGACAACTTGTATGTTGGATTTATTTGGGAATCTGGAATTGTTTTTGTGAGATTTGTTTCTTTTGATGGAAATTGGAGTAATGGGTTTTGAATAGGGGGATGTTTTGTCTCATGAAAATTTGAACTTTATTGAAGCACTTGATGGTTTTTATAGACATGCAATTATTGCAAGAAAGATTGAATGAGGATCTGTTCTTGCCTTTAGCATGTGAAAGCATGTCATGAGGCTTCCTCTTTTTGCTAATTCTGGGTTTTCTCTTCTTATTAGCCTCTGTAATCGAAGGATGTTATGGCTAATGTTATAATACTTCTGGGTTTTCTAGTTTCTTGTTGAATTGTTGTAGATAAGCAAACTTGGGTCTTTTTTATTTGGCCCAAATCCTTGGGCCATTAGAGCCCTAATCTTTGTACCCCAAGGATTTACCCTGCTCTCTGGCAAAGTATCCCCCATTTTAGCTTCCTctagagcaaaaaaaaaaatgattcattgTGTTCTAATTTGTTAGCTTCCTATTTAACCTGTTGAAGACTGTTTAGTTAGCCCCACAGtctgaatatttttctttttgcaagCCATTAGCATTTGCAAAGGCTAGCTTACCCAACCTATCCAAGCTATTGGGCAAAAGAACAGAAATACTTGTATTGAGAGGTAGCCAGCCGATTAAGAAGGCACTCTTCATaagataaaacaaataaaacaaaaagatgctTGCCATTTGCTCAGCAAAACAGCTTGCATGCATCAAATGATCAAGACCTGGGGCACTCTGGCTCCTGACACCAACGGCATAAAATGGTGTTAGTTATGAACTTTTCTGAGTTTAACATGGCAACCAAACACCACCAGTGAAGTGATCCTTTACAAGAAAGGTAGTCACAATAGAGTTTATTAAAGTTCCATGCATTAGAAAATAAGGGAATTGACATTGATATGGTATGTGAAAAGACTGAGTTGTGAATTGAATAGCATtatcaatttctatttttattatgcaTTTTCTGTATGATCTCTTTATGATGTGCTTCTTGTTGTCATCATCATCTGATCTTTGTTCAGTATTTCCTTTCTATTtaaatggaaggaaaggaagttaactattttgttacataatatttcttttatccgctaattataaaattttcaatcttctGCATGTTAGAAAAGAGGCAGACAGAAGCTGCTCGCATCAGAAAAAAGCATCCGGATAGAATACCAGTGAGATTTCTTTTGGATAATCAAGACTATAAGTCAATTCTAATTATGATTGGTTTCATGTATTTATGCAATGTCCTCATCTGAGAGAAGTGTTGATTGCAGGTGATTGTGGAGAAGGCCAATAGGAGTGACATACCTAGCATTGATAAGAAGAAGTTAGTTTCACCTGCTTTCTTTGTTCAAACTTCTTTTCTATGCTTTACCTGCATGTGGTTGGGGtcttcattaatatttattttatactttgatTAATGTTTCCAGCATCTCTTGTTGCCTTTACATTCTGAATGCTTAAATgctttatatttgtgtttagaTTTCCAGTCTTCCTTATCCTGATTATTATGCTTGGGGTTTATACAAATTTGCTAAATGCAGGATGTTTGTTAGTGCTTTGTAGTCGCTATTTCACATTCTGACCTTCAATGCATATAATGTCACATCCCTGGCTTCATATTATCTTCAGAAGGTTTGCTATGTGGTGGTGGGGACTCCTGGGATGGTGGTGTTGCGGCAGTGGTGATCAAGGGTGTTGGAATTGGTAGTGGTGTCGGGAGTGGGATAATGTTGGTGATGTTGGAGAAGTGGAGTTGATATTAGTAGTATGGTTGAAGGGTCAGTGcagtttgtttttcttctaaGGGGAAGGATCGTTTTACTAAAACTAGTTCTACTTGTTAGGTATCTCACTGGGTTTAAAAATGTGTTAGAAGCATGGGACTGGATATGTCAGCATGATTTATTCCAATTCCACTGATGGTACATTTGATGATGTACAATTCTACTTGTGATCCATATTTCTTGCCAAACCAATTTTTTCCATTGTCTGGTGATTGAATTTATAAGGCTTCTTACTGATTCAGTTTCTTGCCTCTTGTGTACATCTTGCTCTCTGCCATGCCAATTCTTTAAAAACCTGGATTTAACTTAGGTTAGACTGGTTTTGATCCAAGATTATTGCATGACTTCTATTCTGTCtgtatttcctttatttttctactctttTTTCAGTCAAGATAAAGCCTTTGTTGAGGCAATTAGAGTCTCTCCTTAATTCCTTTGCTTCATATGGTTATGCAGTCCTCCAAGTGAGGCCCGAATAAAATGTTGGAAAAAATGAGAGAACTTCATTGCCAAATTCTACGAGCATGTAGTAGGCCCCCATGGCTATTTTTCTATTATGTGTTGGTGCACTGATCCTACTTTGATCATTGCTCTGAATCTTAATTTTTGCCAAACACACATTTAGTCCACGAGACTCTGTTAATTGCTTTTGTGTCTGAACAAACACACATTTAGTCCACGAGACTCTGTTAATTGCTTTTGTGTCTGAACAATGATCCTGGACTAGTAGAAATAGTTACTGCTCTGAATAAAGTTTACATGTATGCTAGTGTTTGCATTTAGCCTTATATACCACTTGATCTTGATTAGATGGTATGTGCTTTCTGTCATTTGAGGCTGAATCTTCTGGATCAGACTGAGCAAGACAAATGCTAAAGCATCTCATTCATGTTTACTCCCTATATTTGTAGATTTTTcacttccttgcatctctgttCTTGTGAATGCAGATACTTGGTTCCTGCAGATTTGACTGTGGGGCAGTTTGTTTATGTCATCCGGAAAAGGATTAAGCTCAGTGCTGAGAAAGCCATATTTGTCTTTGTCAAGAACACTCTACCGTCAACTGGTTAGTGCAAAATGCTATAATTTAGTGGCATACTGTTCTTCAAAATTGTGTTTGTAATATAGTTTCTGTTGTCACAGCTGCATTGATGTCTGCTATCTATGAGGAAAACAAGGATGAAGATGGTTTTCTCTACATGACCTACAGTGGTGAGAACACATTCGGATTCCGCAAATAGAACCTCAAAGCTGTAAATTCTCGTCAGTTCCCTTACATTCAATGGCCACCCTGCTTTCCCATTCACTTTACCCGAGTCAATGTTGATTAGTAACAATAATTGGATTATGCAAGTagtttgattttatgtttgaatcTTTACAGCTGAGATTTTAGttgatgaaattaaattttaagaaacttCCCCTATAGCTTTTCTGTTCTTGTTGGAGGGTTTTCCATGGAATCGCAAAAGTATAAGCATAGATGGTGATTTGTATTTTCATCTGGAATCATGGTGAAATATTGTTAATACAGAGATACTAAGGTTTCCATCATCATGATAGCGAGCTGCCCGGGTTTAGGTTTAGCTTGGTGGTTGTGCCCTCTGGCAATGAATCAGGTTCCAAGTTTGAACCTTCATGGTGGTTTAAGTGATGTAAGGTAGACGGATAGACTCATATTATATGCACAGAATCATTAGGTAACAGATGAATCTTTTTTGCGCACAAACAATTGACATTTTCTTGATGGGAATCTggtgaaaaatggaaaaagagaaGATCATAACACAAAGCAAAGTCATTCACAACATACTCTTCTTTCATGCAATAGAAGTTGAACAATCTGGTTGATTTATTTGGCAGAACCCTTCTTCTGGCATTGATTCTTTACCCATTTGATGCCGATTGATGTTCCGCTTTTGATCTTCTGTGCTCCTACCATTGCTGCAGCCTTGGCTTTGCCCAGTCCAGCTGCAGCTGTAGCCTTAGCATCTGTCTTCTtcttgctgctgctgctgtccTTCTTGGTTTTCTCATCATCATCTTCCATGGCTCCTATCCCTCCTGCACCCCATTGATCAGCCCAGCTTGGCCCATCAGTAGCCATGTCTTCTCggatctttattttctttactgTGAAGAAAGAAGATAAAGAGAGAACCAATCAATTATCAATGATTGAATCATCCAATTTAAATAAACCaggaaacaggaaaaaaaaaaagggaatcttCCAGCTGGATGCTATCATACTCCAACCTGTCAAAAACTCccaaattctaatttcttttcctaTAATTTCTCAGCAATCAAGCAGAAACCCAGTTGGATTTTCACCAAAAACTAGCTAGCAGACCATCCACAGAAACCCCATTCAAAGATCTGTATGAAGAAAACTGGAATCAGAGTGGAAAAATAGATCTACCCAATAAGAAAGGCTTAAgaattatattatgataatcACAAAGACCAAAACAACACAGTAAAACCCATTAAACCCTAAAAAAGATCTAAAACcccagaaagaaagaaaaaaaaaaaaaaaaaaacccagaagTTTTCAacctgagagagagagagagagatggttgGTTTCTGAATGAAGGTGGTCTCTTTCCTGAAGGAAGAAAATTGATAAGGGAAGTAGTGGAAAGTGATTATTGCCCTAAAACTTTTAATCACATGTGGATAGGCTGtcaatgcttttattttttgaatttaatttttttttttttttttttttgctattctCTACTATTTTTTAAGTACTTGCCTTCTTGTGAAGCAAAGTCTATTTGGCATATTCTCCTTCCTATTCATCTCTTCTTGTTTACCAAGTCGTCTTCTAAATTCCCCTTGTTCTCATATAAAAGCCAAATTGaagaatcattaaaaaaaattaaaaaaattaggcatcaatttctttgcatttcctTTTCAATGTGTATTACAAAAAATGCATAATATTTAAGACCCATTACTTGCTTTAATGGTATTTTCTAATGATatatttctttttggtgaaaatttatttgaggaCCCTTTACTGCTCCAATGGCAGTTCCTTTGTATGGGGGTCCACCCACAAAAGGAAAAGGTGTCGTGGCATTGCATTACATTCCATTTGGGTGCCCAAGgcacaattttttaaaaaatattattaaaatattgagaATTCTACCTCAAcctttaaaaagataaattcaatataataataatttattgtaatgacattattttgaaaattaagtgtaaaatttttatattaaatttgtttttactctTTGTAAAAGAGTCCCATCTCTTATTCAATGGTGGTTAGACCAGCCAATCCGCCGATTTCTATTTTCAGCCCAAAACGCTATTGGGTTGGAGAGTAGCCACAACCAGCTTGATATCCACTTAGCCTTTTTTCAAATAATGGCGTAAAAAATATATTGGCTCTCTAGATTTCctatttatatattctttttttttttaatattatttttatttttaaaaatattgaaaaacatTGAACTTGTCTTTTCACAAGGCAAATTAAGTGTAAATATATTCAAACTCATCTTTtgggaaaaaaactaaaaaaaaattctttggtTGTGTTTGGATAGCAGGATTAGATAGGGGTTAGgatataaaatttcaatcccACGTTTGGATTGTGATTCTGTAggaaataaatgagataaatgtTGAAGAAGTCgacaaaaatgttttatattgaGACACAACGTGTAAGAAGAGAAGTAATAGTAGTGAAAGTTTAGTTTGAGGAAAATTGAGTGAGCAACAAATGTTGCACATGCCCCCATACCTACCACCTGTTCCAGCCCATGTGGATAGCCCACTTGAAGCCCAAAGAGGAGTTTTgggtaatttttaaaaaataattcctaaattacagtggagaaaataatttcaaatatattgtaatttttatcaaagtaagaaagagaaaaatgaaaatcgttatttctttttaaatagtctcttcaaaagacta is from Vitis riparia cultivar Riparia Gloire de Montpellier isolate 1030 chromosome 10, EGFV_Vit.rip_1.0, whole genome shotgun sequence and encodes:
- the LOC117924378 gene encoding autophagy-related protein 8C-like → MAKSSSNFKLEHPLEKRQTEAARIRKKHPDRIPVIVEKANRSDIPSIDKKKYLVPADLTVGQFVYVIRKRIKLSAEKAIFVFVKNTLPSTAALMSAIYEENKDEDGFLYMTYSGENTFGFRK